Within Primulina tabacum isolate GXHZ01 chromosome 5, ASM2559414v2, whole genome shotgun sequence, the genomic segment acatatatctatatatatttattgtatAGAAACATGTTTTTGttcaaaaaaacaaagaaaggGAGAACCTCAGTTACAGATGTCCTGGGATGCAAGTTCACACCCCTGCCTTCAAGATTTCTTGCAACCACTGCTCGCATCTCATCATCAAAACCTCTGAGAAAAGTTTATGAGGGATTACGTGAGACTTATTGAATCCATTAAAATGTCCATATGCTATTGTTTTCCATATCAACAATTTGTAGTGTACAAAATCTATGCATATAAATACTAACCACATAAATGTCTTAATCTATGTAGATAGCCACCATATAAATGTCTCAATCTATGTACATAGCCATGAATATAGTTAAAATCTCAGAGGCTCCTCCGACAAGAGGAAGCTAGAAAATTAAAAGGTGAAAGAGTTTATAACCTTAACGGAAGCTCTTTTCTGAAACATAAATCCACGATTGCACCCATTCCTCGCCAGATTGAAGCAAACTCCACAGCAATGTACCTATTTTAAATAGAAGTACAAGTCACTTGAAATCCTAATCATCCAAAATGGATTAACAATACAAAGCACGAAAAGAAAAGGATACCCTCCCCCATAAACAATTGCTCGTTTAGGTAACTCTTCCAAGCTTAATGCCTCGTCAGAAGTTATTGCCAGTTCCTAAACATGCCACATATATTCATATAAGACACATAATTTGAAGGAGAAAATCGAATAATTTCAAGCAATATAACCAAGAGAAAATTAgccaaaaattgaaatttggacCAAAGACAAATTGTATACTCTATATTGTATGATTTCCAGGTACATTTATCTACTAAAAAATTTTATATGCAGGTAAGTCGTGAATGCAAGGCCAAAGAACTGGTGCATATTAAAAATGAAACTGATATATATGTAATAGTTCAACTTTACAAAATGCACACAGTCACATACCTGTCCCGGAATGCCTGGACGTTGAGCACGACTTCCAGTGGCAATCAAAATGTGTTTTGCTGAATAACTTATTTTGGTGCCATCCAATTGGATCAGTTCAACTtcattcggaccaacaacttttCCCTCTCCTTCAAATAATTTGACTCCAGCATTTGCAAGTAACCGCTTATAGACTCCATTTAATCTGACTATTTCCTCTGTCTGCATTTTAGAAATTTAAGGAGATaaacaatttcaaatataaaaaattatactaGTAAATGTATCATCAGGCAAGCCATCAATTTAAATAGTTTTAGCAAAATCAGCTGATCAatcaatcaattaaaataacatGTACAACAAAGGTGCATATTCTCCATTTCATAAACTTAGTAAGTAGGAAAAAATGGTGGAGCGTTTACTTGACAAACAAAACAAACAACTGAAAAAACTTTATTACAATAGATTCAACTCAACAATAAATGGAATCAAAATATCCGGAGTTCAACATGACACAAAATCTGGGTGGGTATTACTGAATCATGATTACAAGATCTCATCCCTcctactaaataaaataatgctTAAGAGGATCCAcaattttatttacccaaagGATCAAACTAGGAAATCAGAATATCAAGTGATCACGATGAGCTTCAATAGGATCTAATAATCACAAATTGACAGATGTCAATTTCTGATTAAATAAGAACTCTATCTGGCACTTCGTCTTTTGTTAGTCACTAGATTAGAAAACTAGAATATCAGCACAATATCCATATGCTGTAGAATCATATTAAAAAATGGTTGCATGAGGGGGGGAGCTAGTGAGTTTGAAGTATAATCGACCTAATGAATATGAAAGAACAATGTGAAATAACCTTTTTATGCAAAAGTTTCTTCCAGTTGAAATCAATTCTCTCGTTTACTTCCCACCCATAATTCCTTGCATCCTGCAAAACAATGGAACTCAAATACTCAATCAAATTATGTCGAATAGTCCAACTAATTTGTCTACCGGAAACCAATTGGTTTCTCAAAACTAAAGTTCTTTATTCGAGTTCATGGCCATGTTAAAAAATACCAATGATTTTTTACATTATATATGTCATGAAGTTGCTGAAAAGAAGGTTAAAGGGCCATAAAAATTGATCTAATTATGACTAAATACATGATTGTTTTACAATATTATGGAAACTTCCCCTTCTTTATGagataaaatcatattttcttaaatttcaaaaaaaatagagaaataCTTATTTTAAGTTATCATTCAAGTCTCATCAGTTTGTAACAAACCTTTTGATGTATGAgcacaaagaaaaatagaaagaaGTTCACAGCCACCAGTTATCATATATTCGCATAATTAAGTCACATTCTTACCTCCAGTTCAGGCCCAAAGGAAGCACCATACACCAAAATCTTTTTAGGAACGCAACCACGAATTACACACCTGAAACATGAATAGCATTATTTTCTCAGCTTCAATTCAATCTGTTTATTCCATAATTGTCGTCAAGTGGGAAACCTTATATCAGCAATCACTACCGAAACAAAAACTTTATAAACAATTCATAAATTTCAACAATGAAAGCAATATTACCAAGATGATCTTAACCATGTTGGTACTTGCAAAGATCTATCTTGGGAAAGCTTGACTGCTTATACCAATACCACCAATGGCGATCCATTGCAACAAATATGAAAATTTCTTCCATGATGTTGTATGAAAGATGATGTGAATATTACAGAAAGATAATGAGAGACTGGTCTTAAATGTTCCAACTGTGACAATCATAGAGCATCCCAGGGCTTAAGGAAAAAGGGttgaaatatatcatcaaacacaGTTTCGGGGGAACTACGAGGGGAAAATGTAGGAAAATAAACTACACTTAATATAGCCAAATTTACAATGACAAATGTGaagtgaataatgtatgatGTAAAGGAATGCAGTGCTCATGACCTAATGTTGCTAAAAATTCCAGACTTACGTTCCACCAACTCCTCCAACTTCTTCAGAGCTGATAGGATGAAATGGAAGCTCGCATATCCCAACCTGATGACACAaatttcttcaatcaaattttatAGCAAGAACATCGAAGACAACCAAAAGCATGATTACTACTTAATGAAAAATAGACCTAACTCTCAAATTTACTACTCATAATCTATATAGAAACAAGTAAACAACTGATGCTATATGGTGCAAAAGCAAAAATACTCAAAGGATTAGCTAGTAGATCTTTTCAACTTAATTATTTCAACGGATGCACTCATTAGGTATTTGTAGTTTCAGATACTTCAACAGTACATTAATGAACAAGATCGTAGATCTATAAAACGTTACAAAGGTATAAACTCAGAGCGACACTAGTCGATTCTTATACCTTAGCCCCattttgagccgaaaatcgtgaAGCACGGACGCCACCACTTCCTGCCCCAATCacaaacaaatcaaaatcataatgaATCTCCTGTTCACTGGTCTTATCCAGCTCCCCATCAATAAGCATCTTCCTTGCCATTATAAGAATACTGTACACAAATACACAAATAAGTAGTGTCGGAAAACTTATGATGCTGTAAAACATAAGAATCTAATCACAAATTTGTTCCTCCAAATAAATTAAGATAAAATCGATGACATTTCTATCCTACGAATAATTGATCACTACTCTAAATTAAATAAGAAAAGATGCAAGTTTCAGTACACTTCAAAAACcatgataaaaaatatattattcaaagGTTGTTAATCACGAATTAATTTTGGCAAAGCCCATTTACTCAAAGATCACCAAAGTGACAAAAATTCACAACTTTGTGCAAAGAACAAACAACAGAAGGCTAAAAACGGATTACTCCACTCAAATATCTCTTTCTTTTTCATAAGGTTTATTCATTTCTTCCATTCTTTGTGGGAATTTTTTTGCAAAGAAATTATGAAAAGAATCAAGCTTGATTTGATATTTTTTCCCGGTAAATCATAGCATAGCCCATCCGCTTGAAGATCCACAAATAGAGAGAAAAATCATAAGTTCATACTGAAAAATGGCTAAAAAGTATTACTCGACTCAGATATCTCTGTATTTTTCTCTAATGTTACTCCTAGAAGAAAAGAAATCAtggaaggaaatgaagaaaagAATCAGCACATGTAACAGTTCAATAAAGGGTACCTAGATTGAAAATTAACTTTAAGAAATTTCAAGATCCAGCAGAGAACATACGAATTAAAAATGAAGTATTAGAAGTTTCAAGATGGGATTTTGATTACCTTTCTCTTCTAGAACTGAAGATGTGTAGGGTTTGAATAAAATGCGAACGCTGATGGAAAATTAAGGCCAAGGACGTATTCGATTTCTCAAGGTAAAATGgggttttttttaataaataatttaatattttaattttttttcaaaattaattaaattttttttttgcacattTACTGCAATCCATGGTTACGAAGCATGGACTACGCTCACGTGGACCAGCGTCCGATTTTATTATCTGTTGATTTTTTTCGCTTCCTTATTGTCCATTCATTTCTTGAACATTTCACTTGAAATCTGAATATGTGAATTTTCACGTGAAGTTCAATAATTACAATAtaaatattcttcaatatttttcGTCTATATAATTGCCGATCACTTCGACGAATGAGTTATCAATTGCTTcttgatttttctctcaaatttcatCGGCAAAATGTCTAACATCGATGTTCTCTTATATTTTGGTGGTCATGTAGTTATCGATAATGGATCGGTTGAATATAGCATTCCATTTGTTAGACCGATATGAGTATTACGATCTATTAATTTGTTGGAGTTGGTTGAAGTTGAGCATCAAATGTTAGTAATCGATGCAACAAATTTTTCTCTGAAGTTGTCAACAAAATATTCATTCATGGAGAAATCATCTTGGCATGAAATTCAAGTCAATCTCGTTAATGATGATGCTTTACAGTTTATAATGCAATGTGAGAATATGCGTATGTTGCATTTATACGTCGAAGCAAATTCAATTAAGTATCATGTTGGATTTGATGATCCTGAATCCTACGTTCCACATGCATCCGATTCAGGTTTCAATAACCAACCCGATACTTCTACATATGGTGGTTTCTAGGATGTAGAATATTATGTTCCACAGGTTACTGAAGGACTCGGTAATATGAGTTTCGATGATGTACGTGGGTCTTGAGATCAATATATCAATGTCTCTTCGGAACAAAATAATGCTCCATATTGGCCGAATCCAACATTAGATACGAGTGATCGTTGTCCGGATCAGGCCAATAATGATGATATTTGGAAGGACTGATTCTGAACCCGATATGTCATACAGCGAgcctgaagaagaagaagtgaatGTTGATGATGAATTGAATACTTTTACAAATCCTGATGAGGGGACATCATCTCGACAACCACCTCGTGACACATTACAAAGGCAGACCATACCATTTCTTTCAAAAACTTCTGAAATGAcatcatttttcaataaattttttgggAAAGAGCCTCCTGATTTCTGTCAATGTTCTTTGTGGAGTGCAATCAAGCTACTACAATCCGGATAGAGGTGAATTATGcgttaatatgttatttaaaaataataatgatattatTGCATCTGTGAAGGATTATTCAGTCAGAGTTGTCAGGCGTGAATACCGTGTCGTGGATAGCACACACAGTCTTTGGAAGTTAGGTtgtaaaaataattcttctacGGTCATTTGTCGATGGGGACTTCGCGTTTCTTTGAAGGCCAAAACTGGTTattgaaaataacaaaaatatggCGGGCCTCACACATGTATATCTACCTCTATTATTATAGACCATAAGAATTTGAACAGTGATATGTTAGCACATACGCTATTGGGAGTTGTTCGTTGTGATCCTTCGTACGAAATTAAGTATATCATCGAAAATGTGAAAGATAAATATGGATATCAAATCTCGTACACGAAGGCATGGCGAAGTTTGAAACGTGCTATGGAAATTGCTTATGGTACATGGGAGAGCTCCGTTCAATTACTTCCCAAATATATGTGTACTTTGTCCAAATATAATCCGGGAACAGCTGTGGAGTGGAAGCATCTCAGATCCAACACTGAAATGAGTAAGACACTAAATTATGTTTTCTGGGCATTCAGGCTGTGTGTTGATGGGTTTCGGCATTGTCGGAAAATAATTAGTGTCGATGGTACACACTTGTACACCAAATACAAGCACAAAAATATTGATCGGTGTCACTCTGGATGCGAACAATCAGGTTCAACCGCTAGCATTTGCTATTGTGGATGAAGAGACAACAGATTCTTGGAAATGGTTCTTGGAGAACCTAGGAAGAGATGTTGTTTGTGGTGAAAATGGTGTGTGTCTTATTTCTGATCGGCATAAGAGAATCGTGCGAGCAACTGAAGATCTACCATATTTTCAACCTCCTTATGGTGTGCATCGTTTTTGTTTGAGACATGTGTGTTCAAACTTTAACGCTAACAAAGACGTGCATTTGAAAGATTTATGCTGGGCGGCAGACACACAtaatcaaatttgtaagtttgaaGCAATAATGGAGGCGATCAAgcaaaaaaaacattttggcacAGCGATATTTGGCTGGAATTGCGAAATAAAAATGGAGTTCGGCTCATGACGGTGGTTGGCGTCGTGGGGTGATGACAACAAATATGTCGGAGTGTTTAAACAGTGTGTTGAAGGGTACTCGTAGACTTCCCATATCTGCCATAGTACACTTGACACTTCTGAGGTGCGTACAATATTTTATTGAACGTGTGACAAGAGGTGGTCGTATGGTTTAAGGAAATCAGCTGTGGTCAGATTATGCATGTCGGAAGTATGAGAAATGGGCGAGAAAATCTAGTGAACATCGTGTTGCCAAATACGATGTACGTGAACAAACTGCTTCGGTTGCAACTGTAGGAAGACCAAGTCGTGGCCAACATATGCAGGTCGTCAAGTTATCAACGAGTGATTGTTCATGTGGTAAATGGACGATTTTTGGCATCCCATGTTCCCATGCTATTTGCACCGCTAAATGGCACTCCTTGGATCCCACGACACTTGTGCAGCCTTGGTATAACATATCTGAGTACTTAGCAACGTACGAGGACAGATTTCAACCTCTTGCAGATGAGCGATACTGAGATCCTCCAACTTTCGAGTTGCACTACAATCCAGTTAGACGTGAAAGAAGAAGACATGGTAGAGACAGAACAACTCGACTGAGAAATGAGATGGACAAAGCGGTTTCTAGACATAGACAACATTGATGAAGTATTTTGTTAAATTTTACTAACGCTTGATATGTTAACTGAGTAATAATTTCTTTACCTCGttgttatttttatattttttttgttgaacTGTTCTTAAGATATAATTGACTGTGCAATTTTTGTATTTATGAAAAA encodes:
- the LOC142547641 gene encoding glutathione reductase, chloroplastic, translated to MARKMLIDGELDKTSEQEIHYDFDLFVIGAGSGGVRASRFSAQNGAKVGICELPFHPISSEEVGGVGGTCVIRGCVPKKILVYGASFGPELEDARNYGWEVNERIDFNWKKLLHKKTEEIVRLNGVYKRLLANAGVKLFEGEGKVVGPNEVELIQLDGTKISYSAKHILIATGSRAQRPGIPGQELAITSDEALSLEELPKRAIVYGGGYIAVEFASIWRGMGAIVDLCFRKELPLRGFDDEMRAVVARNLEGRGVNLHPRTSVTELVKTENGIKVRTDHGEELIADVVLLATGRAPNTKRLNLESVGVELDKKTGAVKVDAYSRTNLPSIWAIGDVTNRMNLTPVALMEGTCFAKTVFGGQPTKPDHDNVPCAVFCIPPLSVVGLSEEQAIEQANGDVLVFTSTFNPMKNTVSGRQEKTIMKLIVDAETDKVLGASMCGPDAPEIMQGIAIAIKCGATKEQFDSTVGIHPSAAEEFVTMRSVTRRVSAGKPKNNL